Proteins found in one Oncorhynchus mykiss isolate Arlee chromosome 17, USDA_OmykA_1.1, whole genome shotgun sequence genomic segment:
- the LOC110493580 gene encoding ATP-dependent RNA helicase DDX39A: MAENDVDNELLDYEEDEEPQVAPETTTPAGKKEVKGSYVSIHSSGFRDFLLKPELLRAIVDCGFEHPSEVQHECIPQAILGMDILCQAKSGMGKTAVFVLATLQQIEPVDGQVSVLVMCHTRELAFQISKEYERFSKYMPTVKAAVFFGGLSIKKDEDVLKKNCPHIVVGTPGRILALIRNKTLNLKNVKHFVLDECDKMLEQLDMRRDVQDIFRLTPHEKQCMMFSATLSKEIRPVCRKFMQDPMEVFVDDETKLTLHGLQQYYCKLKDSEKNRKLFDLLDVLEFNQVVIFVKSVQRCVALSQLLVEQNFPAIAIHRGMAQEERLSRYQQFKDFQRRILVATNLFGRGMDIERVNIVFNYDMPEDSDTYLHRVARAGRFGTKGLAVTFVSDETDAKTLNDVQDRFEVNVAELPEEIDISTYIEQSR, translated from the exons ATGGCAGAGAATGACGTTGACAACGAGCTGTTGGACTATGAAGAGGATGAGGAGCCTCAGGTTGCCCCGGAGACCACCACACCTGCGGGCAAGAAGGAGGTAAAGGGCTCTTATGTCTCCATCCACAGCTCCGGTTTCCGAGACTTCCTGCTCAAACCAGAGCTGCTCCGCGCCATTGTCGACTGTGGCTTTGAACATCCCTCTGAAG TCCAACACGAGTGCATCCCACAGGCCATCCTCGGCATGGACATCCTGTGCCAGGCCAAGTCGGGTATGGGCAAGACGGCTGTGTTTGTACTGGCCACCCTGCAGCAGATTGAACCTGTGGACGGGCAG gtGTCTGTGCTGGTGATGTGCCACACACGAGAGCTGGCCTTCCAGATCAGCAAAGAGTATGAGCGCTTCTCCAAGTACATGCCCACCGTCAAGGCGGCCGTGTTCTTCGGGGGCCTGTCCATCAAGAAGGACGAGGACGTGCTGAAGAAGAACTGCCCCCACATCGTGGTGGGTACGCCCGGCCGCATCCTGGCCCTCATCCGCAACAAGACCCTGAACCTGAAGAACGTGAAGCACTTTGTCCTGGATGAGTGTGACAAGATGCTGGAGCAGCTGG ACATGAGACGTGATGTTCAGGACATCTTCAGGCTCACACCCCACGAGAAGCAGTGCATGATGTTCAGTGCCACCTTAAGCAAAGAGATTCGCCCTGTCTGCCGCAAGTTCATGCAGGAT CCCATGGAGGTGTTTGTGGACGATGAGACCAAGCTGACGCTGCACGGTCTGCAGCAGTACTACTGCAAGCTGAAGGATAGCGAGAAGAACCGCAAGCTCTTCGACCTGCTCGATGTGCTTGAGTTCAACCAG GTGGTGATCTTTGTGAAGTCTGTGCAGCGCTGTGTGGCTCTGTCTCAGCTGCTGGTGGAGCAGAACTTCCCTGCAATCGCCATCCATAGGGGCATGGCCCAGGAGGAGAG GCTTTCCCGGTACCAGCAGTTCAAGGACTTCCAGAGGCGGATCCTGGTGGCCACCAACCTGTTTGGCCGAGGGATGGACATTGAGCGCGTCAACATAGTCTTCAACTACGACATGCCTGAGGACTCCGACACCTACCTGCACAGAGTGGCCCGTGCTGGCAGGTTCGGGACGAAAGGTCTGGCCGTGACCTTTGTGTCTGACGAGACCGACGCCAAGACCCTGAACGATGTGCAGGACCGCTTTGAGGTCAATGTGGCAGAGCTCCCAGAAGAGATTGACATCTCCACCTACA TTGAACAGTCCAGATGA
- the LOC110515386 gene encoding uncharacterized protein LOC110515386 isoform X1, with amino-acid sequence MWNDNFNWMYRDGWGNTPTSSEEELWDSDSTWSSGHGEEEGTESRGRWAALLEKGSLLTLHSSSSLSLSDDNKEALGAVCQVLTTRVGDILNSTCNDDCKARLIIQKGLDSGARERFPDSPCPSSPKDEEEVVVSAMTVSYPKPSTSTQAAWAAPAQTLDVFLPRPCLDEEEVVPSTSLKDNSVTTTHAALAAPSQSLEEEVGEAEVSHVSESSLMPTKAIEKIPSLIPGKILIEEDTLSCSTPWATVMSPQTLKFILHGIMCRLEASESPQTRRANDPFRLMKDLFLEVQHALKYADISVLFGLEESIQFIGEDAVKAIVKTAAKRLSLRSDSNRAQLRAARSGGEAAIRCMADTITQVIDDYSEDWSSGGHFGARRSRASGRSHSSTSSRSEVTLTEELLARRESLEEDLAEMADDSTGLEKTIVSSAISAKSQVISYISDSSEPNSCALFTDLEDITSTHVRQTRTSRLFSYLGCLIVRHQLKSVSLSTKEKEKEEAMKEEVRKSGKKRRRNNKDQKKNKVSPLGNDSTVAADEPKKKQSLLPRITAALARLFCFPCKKRCKK; translated from the exons ATGTGGAATGACAACTTTAACTGGATGTATAGGGACGGCTGGGGGAACACCCCCACATCCAGCGAGGAGGAATTGTGGGACAGCGACTCCACCTGGTCAAGTGGGcatggggaggaggaagggacagagTCCCGTGGGAGGTGGGCCGCTCTGTTGGAGAAGGGCAGCTTACTGACCCTCCattcctccagctccctctccctctccgatgACAACAAGGAGGCACTAG GGGCCGTCTGCCAGGTCCTGACCACCAGGGTGGGAGACATCCTGAACAGTACCTGCAACGACGATTGCAAGGCCAGGCTCATCATCCAGAAAG GATTGGATTCCGGTGCCAGGGAAAGGTTCCCTGACTCTCCGTGTCCCTCTTCACCCAAGGACGAAGAGGAGGTGGTTGTGAGTGCCATGACTGTCTCATACCCTAAACCCTCCACCTCAACCCAGGCAGCATGGGCAGCTCCTGCCCAGACTCTGGACGTTTTTCTGCCCAGACCATGCCTGGATGAAGAAGAGGTAGTGCCCAGCACCTCCTTGAAGGACAACTCTGTGACAACCACCCATGCAGCACTGGCAGCTCCTTCCCAGAGCCTGGAAGAAGAGGTGGGAGAAGCTGAGGTGTCCCACGTGAGTGAGAGCTCCCTGATGCCCACCAAGGCCATTGAGAAGATTCCCTCCCTCATACCAGGCAAGATCCTTATCGAGGAGGACACCCTCAGTTGCAGCACTCCCTGGGCCACCGTCATGAGCCCCCAGACCCTGAAGTTCATCCTCCACGGCATCATGTGCCGACTGGAGGCCTCAGAGTCCCCCCAGACAAGGAGGGCCAATGACCCCTTCAGGCTGATGAAGGATCTCTTTCTGGAGGTCCAGCATGCCCTGAAGTATGCTGACATCTCTGTCCTCTTTGGCCTGGAGGAGAGCATCCAATTCATTGGGGAGGATGCGGTGAAGGCCATCGTGAAGACTGCAGCTAAAAGATTGTCCCTGCGTTCGGACTCCAACCGGGCTCAACTGCGTGCCGCACGCTCTGGTGGTGAGGCAGCCATCAGGTGCATGGCGGACACCATCACACAAGTCATAGATGACTATTCCGAGGACTGGAGTTCCGGTGGCCATTTTGGAGCCAGGAGGAGCCGTGCTAGTGGGAGGTCACACTCCTCAACCTCCTCAAGGAGTGAAGTTACCCTCACCGAGGAGCTCCTGGCCCGGAGGGAATCCCTTGAAGAGGACCTAGCGGAGATGGCTGATGACAGCACTGGTTTGGAGAAGACCATTGTAAGCTCAGCCATCTCTGCCAAGTCCCAGGTAATTAGCTACATTTCAGACAGCTCCGAGCCCAACAGCTGTGCCCTCTTCACAGACCTCGAGGACATCACCTCCACACATGTGAGACAGACAAGAACTAGTAGATTGTTTAGTTATTTGGGCTGTTTGATTGTGAGGCATCAACTcaaatctgtttctctctctacgaaggagaaggagaaggaagaggctATGAAGGAAGAAGTGAGGAAGTCAGGAAAGAAGAGGCGAAGAAATAAcaaggaccagaagaagaacaaggtGTCTCCTCTTGGCAATGATA GTACTGTGGCTGCAGATGAGCCGAAGAAAAAACAGTCTCTCCTCCCGCGGATCACAGCTGCCCTGGCAAgactattttgcttcccctgcaAAAAAAGATGCAAAAAGTAA
- the LOC110515386 gene encoding uncharacterized protein LOC110515386 isoform X2 yields the protein MWNDNFNWMYRDGWGNTPTSSEEELWDSDSTWSSGHGEEEGTESRGRWAALLEKGSLLTLHSSSSLSLSDDNKEALGAVCQVLTTRVGDILNSTCNDDCKARLIIQKGLDSGARERFPDSPCPSSPKDEEEVVVSAMTVSYPKPSTSTQAAWAAPAQTLDVFLPRPCLDEEEVVPSTSLKDNSVTTTHAALAAPSQSLEEEVGEAEVSHVSESSLMPTKAIEKIPSLIPGKILIEEDTLSCSTPWATVMSPQTLKFILHGIMCRLEASESPQTRRANDPFRLMKDLFLEVQHALKYADISVLFGLEESIQFIGEDAVKAIVKTAAKRLSLRSDSNRAQLRAARSGGEAAIRCMADTITQVIDDYSEDWSSGGHFGARRSRASGRSHSSTSSRSEVTLTEELLARRESLEEDLAEMADDSTGLEKTIVSSAISAKSQEKEKEEAMKEEVRKSGKKRRRNNKDQKKNKVSPLGNDSTVAADEPKKKQSLLPRITAALARLFCFPCKKRCKK from the exons ATGTGGAATGACAACTTTAACTGGATGTATAGGGACGGCTGGGGGAACACCCCCACATCCAGCGAGGAGGAATTGTGGGACAGCGACTCCACCTGGTCAAGTGGGcatggggaggaggaagggacagagTCCCGTGGGAGGTGGGCCGCTCTGTTGGAGAAGGGCAGCTTACTGACCCTCCattcctccagctccctctccctctccgatgACAACAAGGAGGCACTAG GGGCCGTCTGCCAGGTCCTGACCACCAGGGTGGGAGACATCCTGAACAGTACCTGCAACGACGATTGCAAGGCCAGGCTCATCATCCAGAAAG GATTGGATTCCGGTGCCAGGGAAAGGTTCCCTGACTCTCCGTGTCCCTCTTCACCCAAGGACGAAGAGGAGGTGGTTGTGAGTGCCATGACTGTCTCATACCCTAAACCCTCCACCTCAACCCAGGCAGCATGGGCAGCTCCTGCCCAGACTCTGGACGTTTTTCTGCCCAGACCATGCCTGGATGAAGAAGAGGTAGTGCCCAGCACCTCCTTGAAGGACAACTCTGTGACAACCACCCATGCAGCACTGGCAGCTCCTTCCCAGAGCCTGGAAGAAGAGGTGGGAGAAGCTGAGGTGTCCCACGTGAGTGAGAGCTCCCTGATGCCCACCAAGGCCATTGAGAAGATTCCCTCCCTCATACCAGGCAAGATCCTTATCGAGGAGGACACCCTCAGTTGCAGCACTCCCTGGGCCACCGTCATGAGCCCCCAGACCCTGAAGTTCATCCTCCACGGCATCATGTGCCGACTGGAGGCCTCAGAGTCCCCCCAGACAAGGAGGGCCAATGACCCCTTCAGGCTGATGAAGGATCTCTTTCTGGAGGTCCAGCATGCCCTGAAGTATGCTGACATCTCTGTCCTCTTTGGCCTGGAGGAGAGCATCCAATTCATTGGGGAGGATGCGGTGAAGGCCATCGTGAAGACTGCAGCTAAAAGATTGTCCCTGCGTTCGGACTCCAACCGGGCTCAACTGCGTGCCGCACGCTCTGGTGGTGAGGCAGCCATCAGGTGCATGGCGGACACCATCACACAAGTCATAGATGACTATTCCGAGGACTGGAGTTCCGGTGGCCATTTTGGAGCCAGGAGGAGCCGTGCTAGTGGGAGGTCACACTCCTCAACCTCCTCAAGGAGTGAAGTTACCCTCACCGAGGAGCTCCTGGCCCGGAGGGAATCCCTTGAAGAGGACCTAGCGGAGATGGCTGATGACAGCACTGGTTTGGAGAAGACCATTGTAAGCTCAGCCATCTCTGCCAAGTCCCAG gagaaggagaaggaagaggctATGAAGGAAGAAGTGAGGAAGTCAGGAAAGAAGAGGCGAAGAAATAAcaaggaccagaagaagaacaaggtGTCTCCTCTTGGCAATGATA GTACTGTGGCTGCAGATGAGCCGAAGAAAAAACAGTCTCTCCTCCCGCGGATCACAGCTGCCCTGGCAAgactattttgcttcccctgcaAAAAAAGATGCAAAAAGTAA